GTCCGCGGCGGCACCGGCGAAGAGCCCGAACAGCAGGTACGGCAGGGCTTCGAGGCCGAGCACCGCCGCGGTCAGCGTGGGGGAGCCGCTCGTCCGGTAGGCCAGCAGCGGCAGGGCGACGGCGCTGGCAGCGGTCCCCGCGACCGAGATCGATCGGGCGAGGTACCAGTAGGAGAAGTCACGGTGGAACAGCCGGCGTCCGTTGACGCCGGCTGCCTCGATGTGCTGCCTCACCGCCTGCTTCAGGCGAGCACGGCGAGTTGCCGGTAGTCGATGCTGGCCAGCGCGAGGTGCAGGTCGGCCGCCAGATCGTCGGCGAGGTGGGTCATCGACGCACTGCCGTCGTCACTCGGGTGGAAGCAAGCGGCGCCGCCGCCACCGGGCTGGGAGTGGCGAGCCGTCGGCTTGTTGTCGTCCCCGGGGTGGAAGCACAGGGTGCCGCCACCACCGCCAGGCGGGGAGAGACGAGCCATCGGCTCTTTACCCGCGCCACCGGGACGGAATGGAACGTCGCTAGTAGACATGTTCCCTCATTTCGTGGTAACTGGACTCGGTCGGGTGATCATCGCCGGGCCTGGGGACGGCCACAGGGCCCAGCCCCGCCCAGTCGGGATGACGGGCACCCCGTGCCGCACCAGGCTGAAGCGCTCCAGTCCTGGGACGATCGTTGTGGCTACCGCGATCGACGAGCCGGCCGGCGCGACCTCGCACACGTGGTAGTCGATGCCGTGACGGGCCAGAGCCCGGCGGACCTGCTCCAGCCCCCAATCCGGGCTGCCGTCACCGGCCATGTCCGCGCGTAGCGGCACCGCCCGCACCGGGCCGGACAGCAGTTCGTCGAGTGGCATCAGGGCACATCGTCGTAGCGCCTGCCAGGTCGCCAGACGGTCGACCGCAGGCGAGCCGCCGGCGGTCGAGGAGAGCGCGCAGACCTGGATCAGCTCGCCGAGGGCGCGCGACGCGGCGTCGGTGGCCCAGAGCGACGCGCCTGCCCCGAGCCGGGTCGGCTCGCCGCTGGCCGCTGGGCTGGCCGCCAGGTACACCGGCACATCCAGGTCGGTGGTGACGTCGAGCAGGTGCACCGAGGCGCCGGCCGCCCGCACGGCCTCCGCGTGCAGCGCACGCAACTCGTCCGGCAGATCCTCGACGGGCACGAGGTCGACGTCCGGCACGCCCGCGATGTACCAGCGCAGCAGCGCCTGCCCGAGGCCGTCGTGTTCGATCAGCTCGCAGAGGCCGTGGTAGACGGCCTCTGCCAGGTCGACACCTGCCGCAGTGCCCAGGCTGGACGAGTACCGCAGCAGACTGCGGTACGGTCGGACGTCGTCACCGGCGACCGGCCACCGGTAGTAGCGAGGGTCGGCGAGGAACGTGGGATAACGGACTCCGCCGTAAGGGGCACACGCCGCGACGGAGTTCGGAAATTCCGCTGCCCACCGCTGTATGACGAGGTCCCGCTCCAGGGCGGACTGCCCGGCTACGGCGCTCGCAGGCAGCAGCCTGGTGGCGTCTGCGGTCCATCGGCGGTTCTCCTGGGCGGACATGAGATAGCGTTCCAGGGCCTCGAAGTGCGCGCTCGCCGCGCCTTGGGGGCCCGCGCCTTTTCCCGCGCCGACGGCGACTGATCCTCCGTCCCGGAACAGCGTGACGCGCATGATCGGCGATGCGGTTGGGCCGAGGACCTCCGCCCGCGCCGTGAGGCCGAGCCGGCTGATCTCGGCCGAGGCTGTCGCGAGCGCGCTCTCGGCCGGCACTGATCGGAAGGGCACTGCAGCCTTCCCGGAGGTGTTCACCGGCCCAGACTGTTCCAGAGGCCTGCGTTGATGTCAACGGCTGGTAGCGGATCCGAAGCCGCACGACGTACCGCGGCCCGAGCCGGACCCGGCCGCCGAATCTGCGGCTTCGGCGGCCGACAGCCCGTTCTGGTGACCACGGCTAGTCCCGGGACATCGCCATCGGATTCCGAGGAGTGGCGCGAATCCGAGGTGACGAGGAGGACGGCGTTGCGACGGCGCTAGCGCAGTCGCGAACGCTGGAGCGCGCGTCCGCTACTTCCCGTCAGCCGCTCCCGGCGTCCGGACGATCGGTCGACGACGACCTCCACGCCGTGGAAACTCATGCGGTCGCCGGGGCGAAGGAACAAGGGCTGGTCCAGAGTCAGGGTATCGCAGCACATCTCGTCGGAGGAAACCACGCTGATCAACATCATGCGTGTGGCCGTGAACTCGTCAGCAAAGATGCTCATGACGCTTCCATCAGCGCCGCGTCAGCGAGGAATGCAGGCCCTGGCTGCGCCGGCCGCCAGCCGCCGCGCAGTGCCGCCCTGACGCAGGCGGCGACCTGCGCAGGACGGATCACGGCTGATGGAGATCCGATCCAGTTGTCGGGTCGGGCAGCATCGGTCGTGACGACCAGCACCGCGCCGTGCACGCCGGGGAGTTCGACGGCGAAGGTGAGCGGCGCGCCTATGCCCTGGCTGCTGGAGGGCCGCTGCCGTACGAGCCAGCGGTACTCGACACCGTCCACCACGATGGGACGGCTTGCGTGTTGCGTCAGCGCCACGACCACTCCGATCTCAGTCTCTCCGTGCCAGTGTCGCTGCCTGCAGTCCGGGGTGGAAGCGACTTTCGGCCGCGCTCAGCCGCTGGAAGCGCCCGCGCCGGTGGCGATGTGCTCAGAGGGCAAGCGGGTCCTCGGCATCGGCGGCGCCGCGGTAGGTGGACACCATTTCAAGCTGATCTCCATCCACCCCCACAACACGCTCCCCGACGTCCTGCGGGGCGTCTCGGCGACGGTGGCGCCCGACGAGACCGGCTGCGGCCGCTTCGGTGCCTGGGTGTACGCGATCTGCAGCAACCCGATCGGGCAGCACGTCGTCTCGGCCGACAGCGTCGAATCGTCGATCAACAACGGTGTGAGCGTGGCGTGCCCGGCGGGGACGAAGGTGCACCGGGTCGGCGCGTTCATCAACCTGGGCTTCGAGCCGTGGCGGCATCTGCACCTCAACCGGGTCGGCCTGTTCGGGCCCGGCGCGCTGTCCGGCGTCGACGTGGCCGCGCACGAGGACCAGACCGGCTACGCCGACGACTGGCACGTGCACGCGTACGCGATCTGCGCGCCCTGAGACCGGACCGCCGCCGAGCCCTGGCACGGTCCGGGCTGGTCCCGCCGTCTAGGGCATACGCTCGACGGCGACCGGGATCAGGCCCTGGCCGCGGGCCTCGGTGCGCAGGCGGAGCAGCAACGGGGCCAGGGCGGGCGTCGCCGGGTTGTCCGAGCGGTCGGTGGACAGGTCGACGGCCCAGGTCGCCTCGTCGCCGAGCTGACGGAGCGTCCAGGTCACCGTCTGCCCGTCCAGGGTGCGGCGGGTGCGTCCCGCTATGCGATGTGCTGTGTCGTCCCCGCGGTCGAACGGCTGCATCCGCCAGCCGCTGCGCAGCGCCGCACGCCCGTGCTCGGGCAGCTCGCCGGCCAGCAGCACCCGGTAGACGCACCGCTCGGGGGTGGCCTGCGCGGGCACCAGGTGGGCGGGCGCGGAGGCGGGCAGCTCCA
The Catellatospora sp. IY07-71 DNA segment above includes these coding regions:
- a CDS encoding YcaO-like family protein — protein: MNTSGKAAVPFRSVPAESALATASAEISRLGLTARAEVLGPTASPIMRVTLFRDGGSVAVGAGKGAGPQGAASAHFEALERYLMSAQENRRWTADATRLLPASAVAGQSALERDLVIQRWAAEFPNSVAACAPYGGVRYPTFLADPRYYRWPVAGDDVRPYRSLLRYSSSLGTAAGVDLAEAVYHGLCELIEHDGLGQALLRWYIAGVPDVDLVPVEDLPDELRALHAEAVRAAGASVHLLDVTTDLDVPVYLAASPAASGEPTRLGAGASLWATDAASRALGELIQVCALSSTAGGSPAVDRLATWQALRRCALMPLDELLSGPVRAVPLRADMAGDGSPDWGLEQVRRALARHGIDYHVCEVAPAGSSIAVATTIVPGLERFSLVRHGVPVIPTGRGWALWPSPGPAMITRPSPVTTK